The following coding sequences are from one Streptomyces angustmyceticus window:
- a CDS encoding MFS transporter: MIRPFSGLRAVRGPRGPGASLTPRARRIIRLNNGFQLLFNLLWWMPVFYAYQREAGLSDGQIFGIQSIYYIAFCLFEIPTGLVADRIGARNCLRAGAVVMTAANLAPVLSPSYTGFLVHFLAIAAGRSLTSGAASAYLYDGLAAEGAGEHYLKAEGQARALGLAAKVLCWPLVGPLMALAHPTPYLLSAASAAGSLVCAVVLPRHVAPAGRDRAGQPARGGLTFLRDAGTALRCVWATPWLALLMVQGVAVFTLSRICQVNLFQPVLLDHGIPEGSHGGVLAAMTVAEAVASARPQWLGSRLSPVAWVSLLSLAMAAALAGSTLGGPWTVIALLCVFAAVTGFAYPLQRKLVNDAIPAGAPRATLLSVESIVDRAVCALAAVAAGAYLSAGRLDVLLWHSAVVTGVVMLVLQLVLRRVPGRPRKPQAGEPVPELVTTAGNP; the protein is encoded by the coding sequence GTGATCCGCCCGTTCAGCGGCCTGCGGGCCGTCCGTGGCCCCCGGGGCCCGGGCGCGTCCCTGACCCCGCGGGCCCGCCGGATCATCCGCCTCAACAACGGCTTCCAGCTGCTGTTCAACCTGTTGTGGTGGATGCCGGTCTTCTACGCCTACCAGCGGGAGGCCGGGCTCTCCGACGGGCAGATCTTCGGCATCCAGAGCATCTACTACATCGCGTTCTGCCTCTTCGAGATCCCGACCGGGCTGGTGGCCGACCGGATCGGTGCCCGCAACTGCCTGCGGGCCGGTGCCGTCGTGATGACCGCGGCGAACCTGGCCCCGGTCCTCTCCCCCAGCTACACCGGCTTCCTGGTGCACTTCCTGGCCATCGCCGCCGGCCGCTCGCTGACCTCCGGTGCCGCCAGCGCCTACCTCTACGACGGCCTGGCGGCCGAGGGCGCGGGAGAGCACTACCTGAAGGCCGAGGGGCAGGCGCGGGCGCTGGGGCTGGCCGCGAAGGTGCTGTGCTGGCCGCTGGTCGGCCCGCTGATGGCCCTGGCGCACCCCACGCCGTATCTGCTGAGCGCCGCGAGCGCGGCCGGCTCGCTCGTCTGCGCCGTGGTGCTGCCGCGGCACGTCGCGCCCGCCGGCCGGGACCGGGCCGGGCAGCCGGCGCGCGGCGGGCTCACGTTCCTGCGCGACGCCGGCACGGCGCTGCGCTGTGTGTGGGCCACGCCGTGGCTCGCCCTGCTGATGGTGCAGGGCGTGGCCGTCTTCACGCTCTCGCGGATCTGCCAGGTCAACCTCTTCCAGCCGGTGCTGCTGGACCACGGCATCCCGGAGGGCTCGCACGGCGGTGTGCTGGCCGCCATGACCGTCGCGGAGGCGGTGGCCTCGGCCCGTCCGCAGTGGCTCGGCTCGCGGCTGTCGCCGGTGGCCTGGGTCTCGCTGCTCAGCCTCGCGATGGCGGCCGCGCTGGCGGGCAGCACGCTGGGCGGTCCCTGGACCGTGATCGCCCTGCTGTGCGTGTTCGCCGCGGTCACCGGCTTCGCCTATCCGCTGCAGCGCAAGCTGGTGAACGACGCCATTCCGGCGGGTGCGCCGCGGGCCACCCTGCTGTCCGTCGAGAGCATCGTGGACCGGGCCGTGTGCGCGCTGGCGGCCGTGGCGGCCGGCGCCTACCTCTCGGCGGGCCGGCTGGACGTGCTGCTGTGGCACAGCGCGGTGGTGACCGGCGTGGTGATGCTGGTGCTCCAGCTGGTCCTGCGGCGCGTCCCGGGGCGGCCCCGCAAGCCGCAGGCCGGCGAGCCGGTCCCCGAGCTGGTCACCACGGCAGGAAACCCCTGA
- a CDS encoding class I SAM-dependent methyltransferase, protein MRRTGAGRYGEGLFRPEETGEAGRIDQGALAYDEVSAARLTALGAGPGWNCLDVGAGTGTLARWLLESAGVTTVLAVDRDTRFLTAGGIPGLTALDADITAPDFDPGRFQLVHARFVLMHLRPWRRMIAKLASLVAPDGVLVLSDAVDLTSATAPGTPYTTVMRAMWQALRETIGTDISWVPDYPHLLHEEGLCEVAAEIHVPPLVPGSAISRFWADTWGRTRGAMLATGRVDEEQIEQGLRTLSSPAGGAGLSPGMLTAWGWRTEEGARGRHR, encoded by the coding sequence GTGCGGCGTACCGGTGCCGGGCGCTACGGCGAAGGGCTGTTCCGCCCGGAGGAGACCGGCGAGGCCGGTCGTATCGACCAGGGGGCGCTCGCCTACGACGAGGTGAGCGCCGCCCGGCTGACGGCGTTGGGTGCCGGTCCCGGCTGGAACTGCCTGGACGTGGGCGCGGGGACCGGCACTCTCGCACGGTGGCTGCTGGAGTCGGCCGGGGTCACGACGGTGCTCGCGGTGGACCGCGACACCCGGTTCCTCACCGCCGGCGGTATCCCCGGCCTGACGGCGCTCGACGCCGACATCACCGCTCCGGACTTCGATCCCGGCCGGTTCCAGCTGGTGCACGCGCGGTTCGTCCTGATGCATCTGCGCCCCTGGCGCCGCATGATCGCCAAACTGGCGTCGCTGGTGGCGCCCGACGGCGTGCTGGTGCTCAGCGACGCCGTGGACCTCACCAGCGCCACCGCGCCCGGCACCCCGTACACCACGGTCATGCGGGCGATGTGGCAGGCGCTCCGGGAGACCATCGGCACGGACATCTCGTGGGTCCCGGACTACCCGCACCTCCTGCACGAGGAGGGGCTGTGCGAGGTGGCCGCCGAGATCCATGTTCCCCCGTTGGTGCCGGGGAGCGCGATCAGCCGCTTCTGGGCCGATACGTGGGGCCGTACCCGGGGCGCCATGCTGGCGACGGGGCGGGTGGACGAGGAACAGATCGAGCAGGGCCTGCGGACGCTGTCGTCGCCCGCCGGGGGCGCCGGTCTGTCCCCCGGGATGCTCACCGCCTGGGGGTGGCGGACCGAGGAGGGCGCCCGCGGCCGGCACCGCTGA
- a CDS encoding agmatine deiminase family protein, which translates to MGACGTPDGGRASNAAGAVPAGAKPSGGWRLPEEAHPHQATYMAWPTRRIWGPDADGVRADIARIARTIAEFEPVALLANEREVRAARRACGSGVEVVPVPVDDLWTRDSGPVFVLGPDGIAGVDLNFNGWGGKQEHGRDSRVARAVLDDERLTRIEAPITAEGGAVEGDGRGTLMAAESSLVNDNRNPGASRDDIERALEKLFGATTVIWVKGVKGKDITDYHIDALARFSEPGVVVLSTPAAHARPNEFTPAYRQARGVLERAVDARGKRLDVVELPEPADIGRRGKGFLACYVNYYVVNGGVVMPRFGDRRADSRAASVLRELYPGREVVAVPVDHLGEGGGGIHCSTQQLPKAR; encoded by the coding sequence TTGGGGGCCTGCGGCACACCGGACGGCGGCCGCGCGTCGAACGCGGCGGGCGCCGTTCCCGCCGGCGCGAAGCCGTCCGGTGGATGGCGGCTGCCCGAGGAGGCCCATCCGCACCAGGCGACCTACATGGCCTGGCCCACCCGCCGGATCTGGGGGCCGGACGCCGACGGCGTGCGCGCCGACATCGCCCGTATCGCCCGCACGATCGCCGAGTTCGAGCCGGTGGCCCTCCTCGCCAACGAACGGGAGGTACGGGCCGCCCGGAGGGCCTGCGGGTCCGGGGTGGAGGTCGTCCCGGTCCCGGTGGACGACCTGTGGACGCGGGACAGCGGACCCGTCTTCGTCCTCGGGCCCGACGGCATCGCCGGCGTCGACCTCAACTTCAACGGCTGGGGCGGCAAGCAGGAGCACGGCCGCGACAGCCGGGTCGCCCGCGCGGTCCTCGACGACGAGCGGCTCACCAGGATCGAGGCACCGATCACCGCCGAGGGCGGGGCGGTCGAGGGCGACGGCCGGGGGACCCTGATGGCGGCGGAGAGCTCCCTCGTCAACGACAACCGCAACCCGGGTGCCTCCCGCGACGACATCGAGCGGGCGCTCGAGAAGTTGTTCGGCGCCACGACGGTGATCTGGGTGAAGGGCGTCAAGGGCAAGGACATCACGGACTATCACATCGACGCGCTGGCCCGGTTCTCCGAGCCCGGCGTCGTGGTCCTGAGCACGCCGGCCGCACACGCCCGCCCCAACGAGTTCACCCCGGCCTACCGGCAGGCCCGCGGGGTCCTGGAGCGGGCCGTCGACGCCCGCGGGAAGCGGCTCGACGTCGTCGAGCTGCCCGAGCCCGCCGACATCGGGCGCCGGGGCAAGGGCTTCCTGGCCTGCTACGTGAACTACTACGTGGTCAACGGAGGGGTCGTCATGCCCCGCTTCGGCGACCGCAGGGCCGACAGCAGGGCCGCGAGCGTCCTGCGGGAGCTGTATCCGGGACGGGAGGTGGTGGCGGTGCCCGTCGACCACCTCGGCGAGGGCGGCGGCGGCATCCACTGCTCCACCCAGCAACTCCCCAAGGCCCGCTGA
- a CDS encoding TetR/AcrR family transcriptional regulator, translating to MPDRPTQILEAAARLIARRGVRGLRVEEVSAEAGVSTALIYYHFKDRTGLLRRTLEFINRRAVRYTDAAFDLSDDPRTQLTEILLRELQDAPDVRENSAAWGELRATAVFDPDLRELLATATREWNDDLAGLIHRAREADPALSGVDAQAAAERLTALVEGVSERWLSGTTSLQRAHELIRGAVEAELRPA from the coding sequence ATGCCGGACAGGCCCACCCAGATCCTCGAAGCCGCCGCCCGGCTGATCGCCCGGCGCGGCGTCCGCGGGCTGCGCGTGGAGGAAGTGTCAGCGGAGGCCGGCGTCTCGACCGCCCTGATCTACTACCACTTCAAGGACCGCACCGGACTGCTGCGCCGGACCCTGGAGTTCATCAACCGGCGCGCGGTCCGCTACACCGACGCCGCCTTCGACCTCTCCGACGATCCCCGTACGCAGCTCACCGAGATCCTGCTGCGGGAGCTGCAGGACGCCCCCGACGTCAGGGAGAACAGCGCGGCGTGGGGCGAGTTGCGCGCCACCGCCGTCTTCGACCCGGACCTGCGGGAGCTGCTGGCCACCGCGACCCGCGAGTGGAACGACGACCTCGCCGGCCTGATACACCGGGCGCGGGAGGCCGACCCGGCGCTGTCCGGGGTCGACGCGCAGGCGGCGGCCGAGCGGCTCACCGCGCTGGTCGAGGGCGTGAGCGAGCGCTGGCTGAGCGGCACCACCTCGCTCCAGCGGGCCCACGAGCTGATCCGTGGCGCCGTCGAGGCGGAACTCCGGCCCGCCTGA
- a CDS encoding MFS transporter gives MPDIPRPAAGSPLRLRDFRLLLAGAAAGQLGSQVTLVALPLVAVLVLDAPAFQVGLLTAAETAAFLLVGLPAGAWVDRMRKLPLMIRADVVRALAMASVPLAAVTGVLTMTQLYVVALVTGVATVFFDVAHQSFLPQLLPRDQLVAGNGALETIRSSAQVAGPGIGGGLVQLLGAALAIVADAVGYALSALFLWGIKQPESLPERGPDASLRRDIGEGLRFVFRHRLLRVIAVTTALGNFFTALLMATQSVFLVRVLGLAPGVVGLVLAASALGGLAGALCAGRLAARLGQARIIWLSALVTGPFALLWPLSGRGAGAALFALGSGVVFFGAVVYNVAQVSFRQSLCPPRLLGRMNATLRFLMWGTLPLGALAGGALADAFGARTALVWCAAGFLAVPLPLLLSPLRRMRDLPGAEPAPEAGDDATDAPEPAPLG, from the coding sequence ATGCCCGACATACCCCGACCCGCGGCCGGCAGCCCGCTGCGTCTGCGTGACTTCCGCCTTCTGCTCGCCGGTGCCGCGGCCGGTCAACTCGGCTCCCAGGTCACCCTGGTCGCCCTGCCGCTCGTAGCGGTGCTCGTACTCGACGCCCCCGCCTTCCAGGTGGGGCTGCTCACCGCCGCGGAGACCGCCGCGTTCCTGCTGGTCGGGCTGCCGGCCGGGGCCTGGGTCGACCGGATGCGCAAGCTGCCGCTGATGATCCGCGCCGATGTGGTGCGGGCCCTGGCGATGGCGAGCGTCCCGCTGGCCGCCGTCACCGGTGTGCTGACGATGACGCAGTTGTACGTCGTCGCCCTGGTGACCGGCGTGGCGACGGTCTTCTTCGACGTCGCCCACCAGAGCTTCCTGCCCCAACTGCTGCCCCGCGACCAGCTCGTGGCGGGCAACGGGGCGCTGGAGACGATCCGTTCCTCGGCGCAGGTCGCCGGGCCCGGGATCGGCGGCGGTCTCGTCCAGCTGCTGGGCGCGGCCCTGGCCATCGTCGCCGACGCGGTCGGCTATGCGCTCTCCGCGCTGTTCCTGTGGGGCATCAAGCAGCCCGAGAGCCTTCCCGAGCGCGGGCCGGACGCCTCGCTGCGCCGGGACATCGGCGAGGGACTGCGCTTCGTCTTCCGGCACCGGCTGCTGCGCGTGATCGCCGTGACGACCGCGCTGGGGAACTTCTTCACCGCGCTGCTGATGGCCACCCAGTCCGTCTTCCTGGTCCGGGTGCTGGGCCTGGCGCCGGGCGTGGTCGGTCTCGTGCTGGCTGCCTCGGCCCTGGGCGGACTGGCCGGCGCGCTGTGCGCCGGACGGCTCGCCGCCCGGCTCGGCCAGGCCCGGATCATCTGGCTGTCCGCGCTGGTCACCGGCCCGTTCGCGCTGCTGTGGCCGTTGTCGGGACGCGGCGCGGGGGCGGCGCTGTTCGCCCTGGGCTCCGGCGTGGTGTTCTTCGGCGCCGTGGTCTACAACGTCGCCCAGGTGAGCTTCCGTCAGTCCCTGTGCCCGCCCCGGCTGCTCGGCCGGATGAACGCCACCCTGCGGTTCCTGATGTGGGGGACCCTGCCGCTGGGCGCGCTGGCCGGCGGCGCCCTGGCCGATGCCTTCGGGGCCCGCACGGCGCTGGTGTGGTGTGCGGCCGGGTTCCTGGCCGTACCGCTGCCGCTGCTGCTCTCCCCGCTGCGACGGATGCGCGACCTGCCCGGCGCGGAGCCGGCCCCGGAGGCCGGGGACGACGCCACCGACGCGCCCGAGCCCGCGCCCCTCGGCTGA
- a CDS encoding condensation domain-containing protein yields the protein MLSITSQYLARFRRLDAGDGAPAPLPVTGAQRRFALVRAMDPDGRPDLVPMFFAFPHGTVDPVRLAAAARRLAALHPVLRSRLTVLRGTPALRPEEPQVPVTRLTCAPGEDAATVLRRALAGWAPDGPPLRLFLAQDGPGSADEVLAVVLDHTACDGQSLARIVEELGAAYEEGTGAERPSAHEVATELAAYRDAVLLQLEAEERAGSPAAMAYWGERLRAVREQAPAPRPQSLSPGAAPGGSAALRLPAPPAGVPFPELLDACRAAAAVLFGAGHVVPLGYPWGGRPPAAAPVLGCFLNTVVFPTATGDAPSATSESWWDDLDHAATPFDAVVHAARAAGSGWTGRLDGMLTVDDSRRHPPLRLGGVTGREIHVDGRAVRGPFAVSVTQGPQLHLRMVWDRAILPDDTAESAFTALAGALRTPAPSAG from the coding sequence GTGCTCAGCATCACGAGCCAGTACCTGGCCCGCTTCCGGCGGCTCGACGCCGGCGACGGGGCCCCGGCCCCGCTGCCCGTCACGGGCGCCCAGCGGCGCTTCGCGCTGGTGCGTGCCATGGACCCCGACGGCCGGCCGGACCTCGTGCCGATGTTCTTCGCCTTCCCGCACGGCACGGTGGACCCCGTACGCCTCGCGGCGGCCGCGAGGCGGCTCGCCGCCCTGCACCCCGTGCTGCGCTCCCGGCTCACCGTGCTGCGCGGCACCCCCGCACTCCGCCCGGAGGAGCCGCAGGTCCCCGTGACCCGCCTGACCTGCGCGCCCGGTGAGGACGCGGCCACCGTGCTGCGCCGCGCCCTGGCCGGCTGGGCCCCCGACGGCCCGCCGCTGCGGCTGTTCCTGGCGCAGGACGGGCCCGGGAGCGCGGACGAGGTGCTCGCCGTCGTCCTGGACCACACCGCCTGCGACGGCCAGTCGCTGGCCCGGATCGTCGAGGAACTCGGCGCGGCCTACGAGGAAGGGACGGGCGCCGAACGGCCCTCGGCCCATGAGGTCGCCACCGAGCTGGCCGCCTACCGGGACGCCGTGCTGCTCCAGCTCGAAGCGGAGGAACGCGCGGGCTCACCCGCGGCGATGGCGTACTGGGGCGAACGGCTGCGCGCGGTGCGCGAGCAGGCGCCCGCGCCACGGCCGCAGTCCCTCTCCCCCGGGGCGGCGCCGGGCGGTTCGGCCGCGCTGCGCCTGCCCGCGCCGCCGGCCGGGGTGCCCTTCCCCGAGCTGCTCGACGCCTGCCGGGCGGCGGCAGCGGTGCTGTTCGGGGCGGGTCATGTGGTGCCGCTCGGCTACCCGTGGGGCGGCCGGCCGCCCGCCGCCGCACCCGTCCTCGGCTGCTTCCTCAACACCGTGGTCTTCCCGACCGCCACCGGGGACGCGCCGTCCGCGACGTCCGAATCCTGGTGGGACGACCTGGACCACGCCGCCACGCCCTTCGACGCCGTGGTGCACGCCGCCCGCGCGGCCGGCTCCGGCTGGACCGGCCGGCTCGACGGCATGCTGACCGTCGACGACTCCCGGCGCCACCCCCCGCTGCGGCTGGGCGGTGTGACGGGCCGGGAGATCCATGTGGACGGCAGGGCCGTACGCGGCCCCTTCGCGGTCTCCGTCACCCAGGGCCCGCAGCTGCACCTGCGGATGGTGTGGGACCGCGCGATCCTCCCCGACGACACCGCCGAGAGCGCCTTCACCGCGCTCGCCGGCGCGCTGCGGACGCCGGCGCCGAGCGCCGGCTGA
- a CDS encoding non-ribosomal peptide synthetase — MLPLSSSQEIVWLHEQVQPGSRAYNFTAALDLWGTLDTEALRRGLAATLDRHPGLRLELVAVDGAMPGQRVAESCAPRLHTVDLSGEADPEAAFQELLRTEAETPLDTFEAPLLRWTLVRLGEERHRLVHVEHHLIHDGHSFAILLRDVFSVYRGHVLGEPVELAPAPSYADHVRAGARAEEGGERRDSLEFWAGELRDMSYDMPLPGLTRPGSRRRHHGGQLRQSIGADLAEALRAHARERGLTPFATLLGLFAELLRRHSGRSQMVIGTAVGNRPRGFEGAVGMFVNTIPLALHLDPAAPAEETMDEVTDTLIRALPHQEVPIQELTRTLGLHTSGADNPLFSVMFSAHDAELPEIDVPGLDITLFEGFNTGTTRFDLDVVLLPDDRRGVSLRHGAAGMTLVWDYDADMFGEDVAKLLAERFLDLLRAYLDAPGAALADLAPPAAPPALPAAAPPAFAHDPLDPATAHDASLPALLIGARRITYGDLDARVTSLAERMRAAGVSAGQPVAAVLPRGADTVVALLACLRTGAVYCPLSPSDPAARLELLLGRLGPALVLTSADAPVTLPDGLPAATVDAPVLPAARAAEAVPGAAYIIHTSGSTGVPKPVAVGRAALVNHLTGAAEAFGLGPGDRVLLFAQPSFDVALEEMLPSLYAGACLVVPEREVPTGAELAALLVSARVSVANLPTSYFLATREEMRPVLRDGQWAPRLLVLGGERLPADVMRAYLAESDSTVLNVYGVTEAAVSTTVHEITRDGLVDGAEIPLGTELPGERVHVLDAHHRPLPDGAVGELAIAGAGLAEGYVGNPETTAARFLDIEALGGERVYLTGDLGYRGRDGLLYFLGRRDHQVKLRGYRIELEEVEAAASAALGGRSCAVVLDRDAAGGPRLVGFLESADDGAPWDEQALHTELSRRLPSALVPGRWAALDTMPRLAGGKPDRAALTRRAVALEPAAPVEESGDAPAALPSDPMTELLAEGWREALGHARFDAASDFFRSGGHSLLAAQLAAWLEPRLGQRPPLRLLFQNPVLADQATALTAVGTPAVPAPAASTTVTESR; from the coding sequence ATGCTTCCGCTCTCCTCCTCGCAGGAGATCGTCTGGCTGCACGAACAGGTGCAACCGGGCAGCCGCGCCTACAACTTCACCGCCGCACTCGACCTGTGGGGCACGCTCGACACCGAGGCGCTGCGCCGCGGCCTGGCCGCCACGCTCGACCGGCACCCCGGTCTGCGGCTGGAACTCGTCGCCGTCGACGGGGCAATGCCCGGTCAGCGGGTCGCCGAGAGCTGCGCGCCGCGGCTGCACACGGTGGACCTGAGCGGGGAGGCGGACCCGGAGGCCGCGTTCCAGGAGCTGCTGCGCACCGAGGCGGAGACCCCGCTCGACACCTTCGAGGCGCCGCTGCTGCGCTGGACGCTGGTCCGGCTCGGGGAGGAGCGGCACCGGCTCGTCCATGTCGAGCACCACCTGATCCACGACGGCCACTCGTTCGCGATCCTGCTGCGCGACGTGTTCAGCGTCTACCGGGGCCACGTCCTGGGCGAGCCGGTGGAGCTCGCGCCCGCGCCCTCGTACGCCGACCACGTCCGGGCGGGCGCCCGGGCCGAGGAGGGCGGGGAGCGGCGCGACAGCCTGGAGTTCTGGGCCGGTGAACTGCGCGACATGTCCTACGACATGCCGCTGCCCGGTCTGACCCGGCCCGGCTCCCGGCGCCGGCACCACGGCGGCCAGCTGCGGCAGTCGATCGGCGCGGACCTGGCGGAGGCGCTGCGCGCCCATGCCCGTGAGCGCGGGCTGACGCCGTTCGCCACGCTGCTGGGGCTCTTCGCCGAACTGCTGCGCCGGCACAGCGGTCGCTCGCAGATGGTGATCGGCACCGCGGTCGGCAACCGCCCGCGCGGCTTCGAGGGCGCGGTGGGCATGTTCGTCAACACCATCCCGCTCGCGCTCCACCTGGACCCGGCCGCCCCGGCCGAGGAGACCATGGACGAGGTGACCGACACCCTCATCCGTGCGCTGCCGCACCAGGAGGTGCCGATCCAGGAGCTGACCCGCACGCTCGGCCTGCACACCTCCGGCGCCGACAACCCGCTGTTCAGCGTGATGTTCAGCGCCCACGACGCCGAGCTGCCCGAGATCGACGTCCCCGGCCTGGACATCACCCTGTTCGAGGGCTTCAACACCGGCACCACCCGCTTCGACCTGGACGTGGTGCTGCTCCCGGACGACCGGCGCGGGGTCAGCCTGCGGCACGGCGCGGCGGGGATGACCCTGGTCTGGGACTACGACGCCGACATGTTCGGCGAGGACGTGGCGAAGCTGCTCGCCGAGCGTTTCCTGGACCTGCTGCGCGCCTACCTCGACGCCCCCGGCGCCGCCCTCGCGGACCTGGCGCCGCCGGCCGCACCGCCGGCCCTCCCGGCCGCCGCGCCGCCGGCCTTCGCACACGATCCGCTGGACCCGGCCACCGCGCACGACGCGTCCCTGCCCGCGCTGCTCATCGGCGCCCGCCGGATCACCTACGGCGACCTCGACGCCCGGGTCACCTCGCTGGCCGAGCGGATGCGGGCGGCGGGGGTGAGCGCCGGTCAGCCGGTGGCGGCCGTGCTGCCCCGCGGCGCCGACACGGTCGTGGCGCTGCTGGCCTGTCTGCGGACCGGGGCGGTGTACTGCCCGCTGTCGCCGTCCGACCCGGCGGCCCGTCTGGAGCTGCTGCTGGGCCGGCTGGGTCCGGCGCTGGTGCTGACCTCGGCGGACGCCCCCGTCACGCTTCCCGACGGGCTGCCGGCGGCCACCGTCGACGCCCCGGTCCTGCCGGCGGCGCGGGCGGCCGAGGCCGTGCCCGGTGCCGCCTACATCATCCACACCTCCGGCTCGACGGGCGTTCCCAAGCCGGTCGCCGTCGGCCGTGCGGCGCTGGTGAACCATCTGACGGGCGCCGCCGAGGCGTTCGGGCTGGGCCCGGGCGACCGGGTGCTGCTGTTCGCCCAGCCGTCGTTCGACGTGGCCCTCGAAGAAATGCTGCCGTCGCTGTACGCCGGGGCGTGCCTGGTGGTGCCCGAGCGCGAGGTGCCGACCGGCGCCGAGCTGGCCGCGCTGCTGGTCTCCGCCCGGGTCTCGGTGGCCAACCTGCCGACCAGTTACTTCCTCGCCACCCGCGAGGAGATGCGGCCGGTGCTGCGCGACGGGCAGTGGGCGCCGCGGCTGCTGGTGCTCGGCGGCGAGCGCCTTCCGGCGGACGTGATGCGGGCGTACCTGGCGGAGAGCGACAGCACCGTGCTCAACGTCTACGGCGTCACCGAGGCCGCCGTCAGCACGACCGTCCACGAGATCACCCGGGACGGCCTCGTCGACGGTGCGGAGATCCCCCTGGGCACCGAGCTGCCCGGCGAGCGGGTCCATGTGCTGGACGCGCACCACCGGCCGCTGCCGGACGGCGCGGTCGGTGAACTGGCCATCGCCGGGGCCGGGCTGGCCGAGGGTTACGTCGGCAACCCGGAGACCACCGCCGCCCGCTTCCTCGACATCGAGGCCCTCGGCGGCGAGCGGGTCTACCTCACCGGTGACCTCGGCTACCGCGGCCGCGACGGGCTGCTGTACTTCCTGGGACGACGCGACCACCAGGTCAAACTGCGCGGCTACCGCATCGAGCTGGAGGAGGTGGAGGCCGCCGCCTCGGCCGCGCTCGGCGGCCGGTCGTGCGCCGTGGTCCTGGACCGGGACGCCGCGGGCGGCCCCCGGCTGGTCGGCTTCCTGGAGAGCGCGGACGACGGTGCGCCGTGGGACGAGCAGGCGCTGCACACGGAGTTGAGCCGCCGGCTGCCGAGCGCCCTGGTCCCCGGGCGCTGGGCGGCGCTCGACACCATGCCGCGGCTGGCCGGGGGCAAGCCGGACCGCGCCGCGCTGACCCGCCGGGCCGTCGCGCTGGAGCCGGCCGCCCCCGTCGAGGAGAGCGGGGACGCGCCCGCCGCGCTGCCGTCCGACCCGATGACGGAGCTGCTCGCCGAGGGCTGGCGGGAGGCGCTGGGCCACGCCCGCTTCGACGCGGCCTCGGACTTCTTCCGGTCCGGCGGCCACTCGCTGCTCGCCGCGCAGCTGGCGGCCTGGCTCGAACCGCGGCTGGGGCAGCGCCCGCCGCTGCGGCTGCTGTTCCAGAACCCGGTGCTGGCCGACCAGGCCACCGCGCTCACGGCCGTCGGCACCCCCGCCGTGCCCGCCCCCGCCGCCTCGACCACTGTGACGGAGTCCCGATGA